Proteins encoded by one window of Nyctibius grandis isolate bNycGra1 chromosome 15, bNycGra1.pri, whole genome shotgun sequence:
- the RAB40B gene encoding ras-related protein Rab-40B isoform X1 — protein sequence MLGCKLFGIDYKTTTILLDGRRIKLQLWDTSGQGRFCTIFRSYSRGAQGVILVYDITNRWSFDGIDRWIKEIDEHAPGVPKILVGNRLHLAFKRQVSTEQAQAYAERLGMTFFEVSPLCNFNITESFTELARIVLMRHGMDRLWRPNKVLSLQDLCCRAIVSCTPVHLVDKLPLPVALRSHLKSFSMANGLNARMMHGRSYSLTSSNINKRNSLKKAKIIRPPQSPPKNCTRNSCKIS from the exons GTATAGATTATAAGACTACAACGATTCTTCTGGATGGCCGACGAATCAAGCTACAGCTCTG ggATACATCAGGGCAAGGGAGATTCTGCACCATATTTCGGTCTTACTCAAGAGGTGCTCAG ggAGTAATACTGGTGTATGATATTACAAATCGTTGGTCATTTGATGGAATTGATCGATGGATAAAAGAAATAGATGAG CATGCTCCTGGTGTACCAAAAATCCTGGTTGGAAATCGCCTTCACTTAGCCTTCAAGCGCCAAGTGTCTACTGAACAAGCACAAGCCTATGCTGAGAGGCTGGGCATGACTTTTTTTGAAGTCAGTCCACTTTGTAATTTCAATATTACAGAGTCCTTTACTGAGCTAGCAAGAATAGTATTGATGAGACATGGAATGGACAGGCTCTGGAGGCCAAACAAGG TACTGAGTCTGCAAGACCTTTGTTGCCGTGCCATAGTTTCCTGTACCCCTGTGCATCTTGTTGACAAGCTCCCTCTCCCTGTTGCCTTAAGAAGCCATCTCAAATCTTTCTCCATGGCAAATGGCCTTAATGCCAGGATGATGCATGGACGCTCATACTCCCTCACATCCAGCAACATCAATAAAAGGAACAGCTTAAAGAAAGCTAAAATCATCCGTCCACCACAGAGCCCACCAAAAAACTGTACAAGAAACAGCTGTAAAATTTCTTAA